From Erigeron canadensis isolate Cc75 chromosome 8, C_canadensis_v1, whole genome shotgun sequence, one genomic window encodes:
- the LOC122578940 gene encoding homeobox-leucine zipper protein HOX21-like, with amino-acid sequence MSFLPPEPMFFGYEEDHQSPHDFQGVQTLLMRRSMSYSGMERCEETRGGTADDDMSEDDGSQLGEKKRRLNLEQVKALEKSFELGNKLEPERKTQLARALGLQPRQVAIWFQNRRARWKTKQLEKDYDVLKRQFESVKADNDALKNLNKKLHAELLAVKGGESNGIRPINLNNKETEGSWSNGSENSCDLNNTVTGTMTPSEEISPIFYTQISNNNIYHPTMTSSIGPNSSGLTQLLQNHPSTTDLLSQRLNQTAGNEGFCNMFNGIEDQPAFWQWPEQHPQHLH; translated from the exons ATGTCCTTCCTTCCACCTGAACCCATGTTTTTTGGCTATGAAGAAGACCACCAATCTCCTCATGATTTCCaag GTGTACAAACACTATTAATGAGAAGATCTATGTCGTATTCCGGGATGGAAAGGTGCGAAGAAACACGTGGCGGGACAGCGGACGATGACATGTCAGAAGACGATGGATCGCAGCTCGGGGAGAAAAAAAGAAGGCTGAATTTGGAACAAGTGAAAGCACTTGAAAAGAGCTTTGAGCTAGGAAACAAACTAGAACCTGAAAGAAAGACTCAATTGGCTCGAGCTCTTGGGTTGCAGCCAAGGCAAGTGGCTATATGGTTCCAAAACAGAAGGGCTAGATGGAAGACAAAACAATTGGAGAAAGATTATGATGTGTTAAAGAGACAATTTGAGTCCGTTAAGGCCGATAATGATGCCCTCAAGAACCTAAACAAGAAACTTCATGCAgag TTGTTAGCTGTAAAAGGTGGAGAATCAAATGGGATCAGACCCATAAATCTAAACAACAAAGAAACAGAAGGATCATGGAGTAATGGGAGTGAAAACAGCTGTGATCTCAACAACACAGTAACAGGCACCATGACGCCATCAGAAGAAATAAGCCCAATTTTCTACACTCAAATTTCAAACAATAATATCTACCACCCTACCATGACGTCATCCATTGGCCCGAATTCATCGGGCCTAACACAACTCCTACAAAACCACCCTTCCACGACGGATCTCCTAAGCCAGCGGTTAAACCAAACCGCTGGTAACGAAGGCTTTTGTAACATGTTTAATGGTATCGAAGATCAACCGGCTTTTTGGCAATGGCCAGAACAGCATCCTCAACATCTTCATTGA